Below is a genomic region from Paraburkholderia sp. BL23I1N1.
GCAAATGCAAGCTAAGCAACTGGTTCCGGCTATCCTGTCGGACGCCCTGAGCGAAAACAAGACGATGACGGACAAGCAGAAGCAGGCTTCCGTCCCGACGCTGCAAAAGAACGCTGTGCCGAAGCTGGTTGACGGCGCAGGCCAGGTGTTCGCAACGGATTCCTTCCGTCAGGACGCAATGCAAGCTCAGTACGACGCTTACGCGAAGTACTACAGCACGTCGGAAATCAAGGATCTGACGGCGTTCTACAAGAGCCCGACCGGCCGCAAGTTCATCCAGGTGCAAGACCAGGTTGGCCGCGACGTCGTGAATGGTTTGATGCAAAAGTACATGCCGCAATCGATCAAGGCAACGCGCGACCAGGCTGACAAGGAAGTCGCTTCGGTCAAGCCGGCTAAGTAAGCAAGCTAAGTAAGTAAGCTAAGC
It encodes:
- a CDS encoding DUF2059 domain-containing protein, with amino-acid sequence MQKRFKQLMLLAALVPTFAMAQALQSSAPAAPAAAAAPVDPAKQAAIKDLLDAIDAQKLVGAIGNSAQMQAKQLVPAILSDALSENKTMTDKQKQASVPTLQKNAVPKLVDGAGQVFATDSFRQDAMQAQYDAYAKYYSTSEIKDLTAFYKSPTGRKFIQVQDQVGRDVVNGLMQKYMPQSIKATRDQADKEVASVKPAK